The Oxobacter pfennigii genome has a window encoding:
- a CDS encoding uroporphyrinogen decarboxylase family protein, giving the protein MSEDVKKLYNERLGRYTAAIALEPTDRVPLAFNSNYFAEKDSGYTYQQIMYDPQIWAQLEVDFAKKHPELDTVRTNIQFSPNYDVVNTKLYKVPGRDIDPNSLQQFVEGEYMKADEYRMFIDDPIGFRMDRYFPRVLGEYKDRGSTRSYMAFLKSGFLQGIAAGLTREREGRLQNEVGMPVPVRGGFTAPFDVLSDNFRGLNGIMRDMFRQPDDVLEACEAILKDQLARAVSSADPKKQLPIFIATHKPCFMSPKQFDKFYWPTFYKGVMTLIEAGWKFRIFLEGNWEPHWHHMAEFPKGTVLCDVDNEADIFKAKETFGHKQCITGGIPTHMLILGTPEEIKARVKLLCETVGKDGGWIPQGGGHIPQDTKPENFRALIDAVIEYGKYSDGPAPEPKVGTPGTNGVEFPAPGIVTPWDVIKAENDWIIPGDEELIKHWWERLDRMAYSWVMTRS; this is encoded by the coding sequence ATGTCTGAAGATGTTAAGAAATTATACAATGAAAGATTAGGCCGTTATACTGCGGCTATAGCCTTGGAACCTACAGACAGAGTACCCCTTGCATTTAACAGCAATTATTTTGCGGAAAAGGATTCAGGCTATACATACCAGCAGATTATGTATGACCCGCAGATATGGGCACAGCTTGAAGTGGATTTTGCAAAAAAACATCCTGAGCTGGATACAGTAAGGACAAACATTCAGTTTTCACCTAACTATGACGTAGTAAACACAAAGCTATACAAGGTGCCGGGACGTGATATAGATCCCAATTCACTGCAGCAGTTTGTTGAAGGCGAGTATATGAAGGCTGATGAATACAGAATGTTTATTGATGACCCCATTGGCTTTAGAATGGATCGTTATTTCCCCAGAGTTTTAGGAGAGTATAAGGACAGGGGCTCCACCCGCTCTTACATGGCTTTCCTTAAATCAGGATTCCTCCAGGGAATTGCAGCTGGATTGACTCGCGAAAGAGAAGGAAGGCTTCAAAATGAGGTTGGTATGCCGGTGCCAGTAAGAGGAGGCTTTACCGCACCCTTTGACGTTCTTTCGGATAATTTCCGCGGGCTTAACGGAATAATGAGGGATATGTTCAGGCAGCCTGACGATGTACTTGAAGCCTGCGAAGCTATTTTAAAGGACCAGCTTGCAAGAGCCGTATCATCGGCTGACCCTAAAAAGCAGCTGCCCATATTCATAGCAACCCATAAGCCATGCTTTATGTCTCCAAAACAGTTTGATAAATTCTACTGGCCAACCTTCTACAAAGGCGTAATGACCTTAATAGAAGCAGGATGGAAGTTCAGAATATTCCTCGAAGGCAACTGGGAGCCTCATTGGCATCATATGGCCGAGTTCCCCAAAGGCACAGTGCTTTGCGATGTAGACAATGAAGCTGATATATTCAAAGCTAAGGAAACTTTCGGTCACAAGCAGTGCATAACCGGAGGAATTCCAACCCATATGCTGATTTTAGGAACTCCTGAAGAAATAAAGGCAAGGGTTAAGCTTCTCTGTGAGACAGTAGGCAAGGACGGCGGTTGGATACCTCAGGGCGGCGGACATATACCTCAGGATACAAAACCCGAAAACTTCAGGGCATTAATTGATGCAGTCATTGAATACGGAAAATATTCAGATGGCCCTGCACCCGAGCCTAAGGTGGGAACTCCAGGAACAAACGGCGTTGAATTCCCGGCACCCGGAATAGTTACGCCATGGGATGTCATAAAGGCTGAAAACGATTGGATAATCCCCGGTGATGAAGAGCTCATCAAGCATTGGTGGGAAAGGCTTGATAGAATGGCATATAGCTGGGTTATGACCCGGTCATAA
- a CDS encoding cobalamin B12-binding domain-containing protein: MTKLSEALKDLNETAVYELVDSMLSEGVSPVQIVNECNEGLVAVGDLFAANEYYLTELMFSAEIMQGVMEKLEPLMVTEQSSAADAQIPTVVIGTVKGDIHDIGKNIVVGLLKSHGIKVVDLGVDVPAEKFVEAVRETGTKVLGLSALLNSTYPEMKNVVDAIAQAGLREQVKIIIGGTICNEAVREFTGADYWANEAVSGINICKKLLA; the protein is encoded by the coding sequence ATGACAAAGTTATCAGAAGCGTTGAAAGATTTAAACGAAACAGCGGTTTATGAGCTGGTTGACAGTATGTTAAGCGAGGGAGTATCTCCCGTTCAGATAGTAAATGAATGCAATGAAGGATTAGTGGCAGTAGGAGACCTTTTTGCAGCCAATGAATATTATCTTACCGAATTAATGTTTTCGGCAGAAATCATGCAGGGAGTTATGGAAAAGTTGGAGCCTTTAATGGTTACCGAACAGTCTTCGGCTGCTGATGCACAAATTCCTACGGTGGTTATCGGAACTGTAAAGGGAGATATTCACGATATAGGAAAGAATATAGTAGTAGGCCTTTTAAAGAGCCATGGAATAAAGGTAGTTGACCTTGGTGTTGACGTTCCGGCAGAAAAATTCGTTGAAGCCGTTCGCGAAACGGGAACTAAGGTATTAGGCTTAAGCGCATTATTAAATTCCACATACCCTGAGATGAAGAACGTAGTGGATGCTATTGCACAGGCCGGCTTAAGGGAGCAGGTAAAGATAATAATAGGCGGAACCATATGCAACGAGGCCGTAAGGGAATTTACAGGAGCGGATTATTGGGCAAACGAAGCCGTATCGGGAATAAATATCTGCAAAAAGCTTTTAGCATAA
- the rluF gene encoding 23S rRNA pseudouridine(2604) synthase RluF has translation MRINKFISETGLCSRREADKYIEAKRVTIDDITAELGSTVVPGSIVKVDGKIIASKTKPVYIALNKPAGITSTTERHIKGNIVGFVNYPERIFPIGRLDKDSEGLILLTNDGDIVNKILRAEYNHEKEYVVTVNKPITDFFIQSMSQGVRILGTKTKPCKVWSVSDRTFKIILTQGLNRQIRRMCLALGYEVLKLVRIRIMNIHLNGLEKGKWRQLTPKELAELKKNISCKEESI, from the coding sequence ATGAGGATAAATAAGTTTATCAGCGAAACGGGCTTGTGTTCAAGGCGGGAAGCTGACAAATATATTGAAGCTAAGCGTGTGACTATTGACGACATTACTGCAGAGCTGGGAAGCACGGTTGTACCGGGCAGTATCGTAAAGGTGGACGGAAAAATAATAGCAAGCAAAACAAAGCCTGTATACATTGCCTTAAATAAACCTGCAGGCATTACATCAACAACTGAAAGGCATATAAAGGGAAATATTGTAGGCTTTGTGAATTATCCTGAAAGGATATTCCCCATAGGACGCCTGGATAAGGATTCCGAAGGATTGATTCTTCTCACCAATGATGGAGATATCGTAAATAAAATTTTACGTGCCGAATATAATCATGAAAAAGAATATGTTGTAACCGTTAATAAGCCCATCACCGATTTTTTTATACAAAGCATGTCACAGGGTGTGAGGATTTTAGGGACAAAAACAAAGCCCTGCAAAGTATGGTCCGTAAGTGACAGAACCTTTAAAATAATTTTAACCCAGGGCTTGAACCGCCAAATAAGAAGGATGTGCCTTGCCTTAGGCTATGAGGTTTTAAAGCTTGTGCGTATAAGGATTATGAACATACATTTAAACGGCCTGGAAAAAGGGAAGTGGCGCCAGCTTACACCTAAAGAATTGGCAGAGCTTAAAAAGAATATATCCTGCAAGGAAGAAAGCATATAA
- the nrdG gene encoding anaerobic ribonucleoside-triphosphate reductase activating protein: MGEQLRIAGIVKESIVDGPGIRLVVFAQGCEHNCKGCHNPHTHSFDGGTLIDIDDIIEQVKKNPLLDGVTLSGGEPFEQAQALSELAEKVKKLNLNVITYTGYTMEYILENKEEHPGWEELLNLTDLLVDGKFELDKKNILLKFRGSENQRIIDVKESLKTGNITEAVL; encoded by the coding sequence ATGGGTGAACAATTAAGAATAGCAGGCATAGTGAAAGAATCCATCGTTGATGGCCCAGGCATCAGACTGGTTGTCTTTGCCCAGGGGTGCGAGCATAATTGCAAAGGATGTCACAATCCCCATACCCATTCCTTTGATGGCGGCACCTTGATTGATATAGATGATATAATAGAGCAGGTTAAAAAAAATCCCCTCCTTGACGGGGTGACCCTAAGCGGGGGCGAACCCTTTGAACAGGCACAGGCTCTTAGTGAATTAGCCGAAAAAGTGAAAAAACTGAATTTAAATGTAATTACCTATACCGGATATACAATGGAATATATACTTGAAAATAAAGAAGAACATCCGGGATGGGAAGAATTACTGAACTTAACGGACCTGCTTGTAGACGGGAAATTTGAGCTTGATAAAAAAAACATTCTTTTAAAGTTCAGAGGCTCGGAAAATCAAAGGATAATAGATGTTAAGGAGTCCTTAAAAACAGGCAATATAACAGAGGCCGTTCTTTAA
- a CDS encoding anaerobic ribonucleoside triphosphate reductase codes for MITKIKKRDGREVPFNIEKIANAIFKAASVTGGRDYDTSMALAVKVVEYLEFKLDKKVPSVEEIQDAVEKVLIETGHARTAKEFILYRSERTRIREMNTRLMKIFEDLTFKEAKDNDLKRENANIDGDTAMGTMLKYGSEGAKQFYEMFVLNPAHSEAHKAGDIHIHDLDFLTLTTTCCQIDIVKLFKDGFSTGHGFLREPNDIQSYSALACIAIQSNQNDQHGGQSIPNFDYGMALGVAKTYTKLYRQNLIKALSLLSSIEDWEEKVRSIIDTIKEKHNITPSMKNLKRYQSYEAPLLLAIEKDEAIVKKAQVFAAERAEAETDRTTYQAMEAFVHNLNTMHSRAGAQIPFSSINYGMDTSPEGRLVMKNLLLATEAGLGNGETAIFPIHIFRVKEGVNYNPGDPNYDLFKLACRVSAKRLFPNFSFQDAPFNLRYYKPGNPETEISYMGCRTRVIGNVHDPEREITYGRGNLSFTTVNLPKIALRSNKNIAIFFDELDRKIELVTNQLIERFEIQARKKVKNFPFLMGQGVWLDSDKLNWDEEVREVLKHGTLTMGFIGLAECLKALTGKHHGESQEAQNLGLEIIGFMRRRMDEASEKYKLNFTLIATPAEGTAGRFVAMDRKTFGNIEGVTDREYYTNSFHIPVYYEISAFDKIRLEAPYHNFTNAGHITYVELDGDPTNNLEAFEKVIRAMKEAGVGYGSVNHPVDRDPVCGYTGIIGDTCPSCKREEGDIKFERIRRITGYLVGTLERFNNAKQAEVRDRVKHL; via the coding sequence ATGATTACAAAAATTAAAAAACGCGATGGAAGAGAAGTTCCATTTAATATTGAGAAAATAGCTAATGCCATATTTAAGGCTGCCAGCGTCACAGGTGGAAGAGATTATGACACCTCAATGGCACTGGCCGTGAAAGTCGTTGAATACCTGGAATTTAAACTTGATAAGAAGGTTCCCAGCGTGGAGGAAATCCAGGACGCTGTTGAAAAAGTTCTTATTGAAACAGGCCATGCTAGAACTGCCAAAGAATTTATACTATATAGGTCAGAGCGAACCCGTATCCGCGAAATGAATACCCGCTTAATGAAAATATTTGAGGACTTAACCTTTAAAGAGGCAAAAGATAATGATTTGAAACGTGAAAACGCTAATATAGATGGTGATACCGCTATGGGCACCATGTTAAAATATGGTTCCGAGGGTGCCAAGCAGTTTTATGAGATGTTCGTGTTAAATCCGGCTCACAGCGAGGCTCACAAAGCAGGAGATATTCATATTCATGACCTTGACTTTCTTACTTTGACTACCACCTGCTGCCAGATTGATATAGTAAAGCTTTTTAAAGATGGCTTCAGCACCGGTCATGGCTTTTTAAGGGAGCCTAATGATATACAGAGTTATTCCGCCTTGGCTTGTATTGCCATACAGTCCAACCAGAATGACCAGCACGGCGGCCAGAGTATACCTAATTTTGATTATGGTATGGCTTTGGGTGTGGCTAAAACCTATACAAAATTATACAGGCAAAACCTTATAAAAGCCTTATCCCTCCTTTCAAGCATCGAGGACTGGGAAGAAAAAGTAAGATCCATCATTGATACCATAAAAGAAAAGCATAATATTACACCTTCAATGAAGAATTTAAAAAGGTATCAGAGCTATGAAGCCCCTTTGCTTCTGGCAATTGAAAAGGATGAGGCCATAGTAAAAAAAGCTCAAGTATTTGCAGCTGAAAGAGCCGAAGCTGAAACTGACAGGACCACTTATCAGGCAATGGAGGCTTTTGTTCATAACTTAAACACAATGCACAGCAGGGCGGGAGCGCAGATACCCTTCAGTTCAATAAATTACGGAATGGATACCTCACCTGAAGGCAGGCTGGTAATGAAAAATTTGCTGCTTGCAACGGAAGCAGGCCTTGGAAACGGTGAGACAGCTATATTCCCAATACACATTTTCAGGGTTAAGGAAGGTGTTAATTACAACCCCGGCGATCCAAACTATGATTTATTTAAATTGGCTTGCAGGGTAAGCGCCAAAAGGCTTTTCCCAAACTTCTCCTTCCAGGATGCGCCTTTTAATTTAAGATATTATAAGCCCGGCAATCCTGAAACTGAAATATCCTATATGGGCTGCCGTACACGCGTAATCGGAAATGTCCATGATCCGGAACGGGAAATCACTTACGGAAGAGGCAATTTAAGCTTTACTACTGTCAACCTTCCTAAAATTGCATTGAGAAGCAATAAAAACATCGCTATATTTTTTGATGAACTGGACAGAAAAATAGAGCTTGTTACAAATCAGCTTATAGAAAGATTTGAAATTCAGGCGAGGAAGAAGGTCAAGAACTTCCCCTTCCTTATGGGACAGGGTGTGTGGCTGGATTCCGATAAGCTTAATTGGGATGAGGAGGTAAGGGAAGTCCTTAAGCACGGTACATTGACAATGGGCTTTATAGGCCTTGCCGAATGCCTTAAGGCATTGACAGGAAAGCATCACGGCGAATCCCAGGAGGCTCAGAATCTGGGACTTGAAATAATAGGCTTTATGAGAAGAAGGATGGATGAGGCATCTGAAAAATATAAATTGAATTTTACCCTCATTGCCACTCCTGCCGAAGGTACTGCCGGACGTTTTGTTGCAATGGACAGAAAGACCTTCGGAAATATAGAAGGCGTTACAGACAGGGAGTATTACACCAATAGCTTCCATATACCTGTTTATTACGAAATAAGCGCCTTTGACAAAATACGTTTGGAGGCCCCATACCATAACTTTACAAATGCCGGCCACATAACCTACGTGGAGCTTGACGGAGATCCTACAAACAATCTTGAAGCTTTCGAAAAGGTTATTCGTGCAATGAAGGAAGCTGGTGTAGGATACGGTTCAGTCAATCATCCCGTTGACAGAGATCCGGTTTGCGGTTATACGGGGATAATCGGTGATACCTGCCCTTCCTGCAAAAGAGAAGAAGGCGATATTAAATTTGAAAGAATACGCAGGATAACAGGCTACCTGGTAGGAACACTGGAGCGCTTTAATAACGCCAAACAGGCTGAAGTAAGAGACAGGGTGAAGCATCTTTAA
- a CDS encoding winged helix-turn-helix transcriptional regulator — protein sequence MDDNLSLFGKCPVTTAQKVISGKWAIVIFYNLYSGTKRFGELQKLIPGITQAMLTSQLRSLEGYGLINRVVYPEVPPKVEYSLTEIGNKFIPVLKSLENWGSEYISYIKSEKK from the coding sequence ATGGATGACAACCTTTCCCTGTTTGGAAAATGCCCTGTGACTACGGCACAAAAAGTTATAAGCGGCAAGTGGGCTATAGTAATTTTTTATAATTTGTACTCCGGAACAAAAAGATTTGGCGAGCTTCAAAAGCTCATCCCCGGCATAACCCAGGCCATGCTCACCAGCCAATTAAGAAGCCTTGAAGGATACGGTCTCATAAATCGTGTAGTATATCCCGAGGTACCGCCCAAAGTAGAATATTCCTTAACGGAAATAGGCAATAAATTCATTCCGGTTTTAAAGTCATTGGAAAATTGGGGCAGCGAATATATAAGCTACATTAAATCAGAAAAAAAATAA
- a CDS encoding MATE family efflux transporter, which yields MLRQSEKLGTEKISTLLYQLSLPGIIAMLVNSLYNIVDTVFVGHGVGPMAIGGLAIAFPIQMLSMGFSQLIGMGAASSVSRYLGAKNTEKADIVAGNAYTAIVIISALFAAVGLLFTDPMLRLFGATESLIPYARGYTKIIFYGSIFFSFTMTANGMIQSEGNAKVPMFSTIIGGVLNMALDPIFIFVFDMGIDGAAWATIISQFISFLFVFHYLLSGKSSLKVKLHHLKLRWDILREILTIGSSAFTRTITGTIFSIVINNSLKFYGGDAAITVFGIINRIIGVLFLPVIGIVQGMQPIAGYNYGAGNIDRVKETVRIATIVSTIMSVIGWIIGETIPHIIIRAFTSDEYIVTTASNVLRIMISLIPVMGIQFVGATLFQSLGKAGPAIILSLLRQFIILTPLILILPRIFNLELMGVWLSFPLSDLIAVGITVALIKSELRKLTMELGLSQA from the coding sequence ATGTTACGACAAAGTGAAAAATTAGGGACCGAGAAGATAAGTACGCTTTTATATCAGCTGTCCCTTCCGGGTATTATCGCAATGCTGGTAAACAGCCTTTATAATATTGTTGATACAGTGTTCGTCGGCCATGGAGTTGGTCCAATGGCAATAGGAGGTTTGGCAATAGCCTTTCCCATACAAATGCTCTCTATGGGATTTTCCCAGCTTATCGGAATGGGAGCCGCATCCTCAGTATCCAGGTACTTAGGTGCAAAAAACACTGAAAAGGCCGATATTGTAGCCGGAAACGCCTATACGGCAATAGTTATTATAAGTGCCCTTTTTGCTGCAGTAGGTCTTTTATTTACCGACCCGATGCTCAGGCTCTTTGGTGCCACTGAAAGCCTTATACCTTATGCCAGAGGTTATACAAAGATAATTTTTTATGGCAGCATATTCTTCAGCTTCACTATGACCGCAAATGGCATGATACAATCTGAAGGAAATGCCAAAGTACCCATGTTTTCCACAATAATCGGCGGAGTATTGAATATGGCTCTGGACCCTATATTTATATTTGTATTTGATATGGGTATAGACGGTGCTGCATGGGCTACAATTATTTCTCAGTTTATATCTTTCCTTTTTGTATTTCACTATTTATTGAGCGGTAAAAGCTCACTTAAAGTAAAGCTTCACCACTTAAAATTAAGGTGGGATATACTCCGTGAAATATTGACCATAGGTTCTTCAGCATTTACCAGAACAATAACAGGCACAATATTTTCAATTGTTATCAACAACTCACTTAAATTTTATGGCGGAGATGCGGCAATCACCGTCTTTGGAATCATTAACAGAATAATAGGTGTGCTCTTCCTCCCTGTAATAGGAATTGTGCAGGGAATGCAGCCTATTGCCGGCTACAATTACGGTGCCGGTAACATTGACAGGGTAAAGGAGACAGTGAGGATAGCAACCATAGTATCCACCATTATGTCTGTAATAGGATGGATTATAGGAGAAACCATCCCCCACATTATAATAAGAGCCTTTACATCAGACGAATATATTGTAACCACTGCTTCCAATGTGCTGCGTATAATGATTTCATTGATTCCCGTTATGGGTATCCAGTTTGTTGGAGCCACTCTTTTTCAGTCTCTTGGAAAGGCGGGCCCTGCAATTATATTGTCCTTGTTGAGGCAGTTTATAATACTGACACCCCTTATATTGATTCTCCCAAGAATTTTTAATCTGGAGCTTATGGGTGTATGGCTGTCATTCCCTCTTTCGGACTTGATTGCCGTAGGAATAACCGTAGCTCTTATAAAGAGCGAGCTTAGAAAGCTTACAATGGAGCTTGGCCTGTCTCAAGCTTAA